One Micromonas commoda chromosome 5, complete sequence genomic window, CGGGTCAGTTGCCGCTGGAAACGCCTAGGAAATTTTGGATTTCCGAGAGGTGACATGTGATGGACTGGCTGGGCAAGGGCTGGACCTTGTTGTGACTGAAATGCATAGGATTCACGCAAATTGAAATTGGCAATTAGACCCGCGTAACGTCAAATTTTGCAGACCAGAAATCAACTTGACGTTTCTTTTGCCAAAAGCATCGcatgccgccgcgccgacgcccgccggcgcctccacACTACTCGGATCGATGTGAAACTTCGcagggaggacgcggacgtcgtgccGCGTCGCCCCATGTCCTCAGAAATTAAAAAAAGAAAGCGTGATCCTGCCAGGGATCGAACCTGGAATCTCCGGTTCCGTAGACCGGCGCCTTATCCATTGGGCCACAGGACCTTGTGTAGAAGGAAGCTTTCCTCGTGTGTACGAGGGGAGATTGCATTGGATTTCATGAGATCCAGTGGAAAACTAAAAATATTAACCAGAACACGTCGGGTTGATTTCTGGTCTGCAAAATTTGACGTTATCGCGGGTCTAATTGCCTATTTCAATTTGCGTGAGTCCTATGCATTTCAGTCACAACAAGGTCCAGTCCCATTTGCCTGTGGCGAACACTCACCCTGAGCACCCGCGAGTGTGTGACGAAGCCCGAACCATCCGAGCTGGACTGACGATCCCAGCTCGGAGCGCCCACCCCCACGAACCCACTCCCCTCCGCTAAGGGGGGTGCGTCTCAGAGATgcgcgggtcggcgacggcatccGCGCGATggtgcgcccccgcgacgtcgaacagggcggcgcgacgaaacCTCGCCTATTTGCCGGGCCAGCAGCGCCAgcagcggcagcggcggcagcccCAACTACCCTCATTGACAGCGCAAAACTTCCGGTCGAATCCCCCAACAGGGCAAGCCCAACAGAGCAAGCCCAACAGGCACACGAACCTGATACTCATCGGCGGCCGGGGATGCGGCAAGAGCGCCCTGTGCCGCCGAATCATGGCCGCCGAGCCCAGGTTCAGCCTCTACTCCCTCGACGACATCATCGTCGAGTCCTCCGGCATGAGCATCCCGCGGATGGTGCAGGACTTCGGGTGGAGGCACTTTCGCGAGGTGGAGTTCGAGGTTTGCAAGCGCGTGGCGCTGCTCTGCGATCGGGGATGGTGCctcatcgacgcgggcggcggtgtcgtcgtGGACCtggacgatgacggcgacgagacgTACTCGCAGCGCAAGGTGGACACGCTGAA contains:
- a CDS encoding predicted protein → MRGSATASARWCAPATSNRAARRNLAYLPGQQRQQRQRRQPQLPSLTAQNFRSNPPTGQAQQSKPNRHTNLILIGGRGCGKSALCRRIMAAEPRFSLYSLDDIIVESSGMSIPRMVQDFGWRHFREVEFEVCKRVALLCDRGWCLIDAGGGVVVDLDDDGDETYSQRKVDTLKRNGLGKIVYLRRDVEYLVTRTSGDRNRPSLSDVRSFEQVMGARAPWYERAADYVVDATGGSVEKEVKNKQEIKREVLRYFYQVTGEVPADEQYRPPTDDEDDDDEDDD